Proteins from one Archocentrus centrarchus isolate MPI-CPG fArcCen1 chromosome 8, fArcCen1, whole genome shotgun sequence genomic window:
- the tmem11 gene encoding transmembrane protein 11, mitochondrial isoform X1: MASLGRRRGVPVSRERGVMAASDCYIVHEIYNGENAQDQFEYELEQALEAQYKYIVIEPTRIGDETARWITVGNCLHKTAVLSGAACLLTPLSLPVEYSRYVALPAGALSVACAALYGISWQFDPCCKYQVEYDSQKLSRLPLHTLTSSTPVVLVRRDDIHRKRLHNTIALAALAYCAKKIYELYVV, from the exons ATGGCGTCGCTGGGAAGGAGGCGCGGTGTCCCAGTAAGCAGGGAGAG GGGAGTGATGGCGGCGTCAGACTGCTACATCGTGCACGAGATCTACAATGGGGAGAACGCACAGGACCAGTTTGAGTATGAGCtggagcaggcactggaggcccaGTATAAATACATTGTTATTGAGCCCACGCGGATCGGAGACGAGACGGCTCGCTGGATTACCGTGGGCAACTGCCTGCACAAGACGGCCGTGTTGTCAGGTGCCGCTTGCCTCCTGACGCCACTTTCGCTGCCCGTTGAATACTCACGCTATGTGGCATTGCCTGCCGGCGCCCTCAGCGTGGCCTGTGCCGCCCTCTACGGGATTTCGTGGCAGTTTGACCCCTGCTGCAAGTACCAGGTGGAATACGACAGCCAAAAACTCTCGCGGCTGCCCCTGCATACACTGACCTCCTCGACGCCCGTGGTATTGGTACGCAGGGATGACATCCACAGAAAGAGACTCCATAATACGATAGCACTGGCTGCCCTGGCGTATTGCGCCAAGAAGATCTATGAACTCTATGTGGTATGA
- the natd1 gene encoding protein NATD1 → MAQAAQTNAFDASNSPIRVEHDKKRRQFVIRLNGSHDRAVLLYEYVGKKTVDLQHTEVPDAYRGRGIAKHLAKAAMDFVVEEDLKAHLTCWYIQKYVKENPQPQYFEHIYQ, encoded by the exons ATGGCACAGGCAGCGCAGACTAATGCTTTTGATGCAAGCAACTCTCCAATCCGGGTGGAGCACGATAAGAAGCGCCGGCAGTTTGTAATAAGGCTGAATG GATCCCATGATCGTGCGGTTCTTCTGTACGAGTATGTTGGCAAAAAGACGGTGGACCTTCAGCACACCGAAGTTCCAGATGCTTACAGAGGGAGAGGAATCGCCAAACACCTTGCCAAG GCAGCCATGGATTTTGTGGTGGAAGAGGACCTGAAAGCTCACCTGACCTGCTGGTACATTCAGAAATATGTGAAAGAGAATCCTCAGCCTCAATACTTTGAACACATTTACCAATGA
- the tmem11 gene encoding transmembrane protein 11, mitochondrial isoform X2, with product MAASDCYIVHEIYNGENAQDQFEYELEQALEAQYKYIVIEPTRIGDETARWITVGNCLHKTAVLSGAACLLTPLSLPVEYSRYVALPAGALSVACAALYGISWQFDPCCKYQVEYDSQKLSRLPLHTLTSSTPVVLVRRDDIHRKRLHNTIALAALAYCAKKIYELYVV from the coding sequence ATGGCGGCGTCAGACTGCTACATCGTGCACGAGATCTACAATGGGGAGAACGCACAGGACCAGTTTGAGTATGAGCtggagcaggcactggaggcccaGTATAAATACATTGTTATTGAGCCCACGCGGATCGGAGACGAGACGGCTCGCTGGATTACCGTGGGCAACTGCCTGCACAAGACGGCCGTGTTGTCAGGTGCCGCTTGCCTCCTGACGCCACTTTCGCTGCCCGTTGAATACTCACGCTATGTGGCATTGCCTGCCGGCGCCCTCAGCGTGGCCTGTGCCGCCCTCTACGGGATTTCGTGGCAGTTTGACCCCTGCTGCAAGTACCAGGTGGAATACGACAGCCAAAAACTCTCGCGGCTGCCCCTGCATACACTGACCTCCTCGACGCCCGTGGTATTGGTACGCAGGGATGACATCCACAGAAAGAGACTCCATAATACGATAGCACTGGCTGCCCTGGCGTATTGCGCCAAGAAGATCTATGAACTCTATGTGGTATGA